Proteins from a genomic interval of Sulfurimonas sp. HSL3-2:
- the dksA gene encoding RNA polymerase-binding protein DksA: MRQSELDFFKEMLETRKTQIIKNILGVEEEMGMLRLEELHDDADYAVMNNNNLVETAIGEQQNKELREIEVSLHKIVSQSYGRCEMCEELISIPRLKVKPHAKYCIDCREIAEKKESK, encoded by the coding sequence GTGAGACAGAGTGAGCTTGATTTTTTCAAAGAGATGTTAGAAACGCGTAAGACACAGATCATCAAAAATATTCTTGGTGTTGAAGAAGAGATGGGTATGCTGCGTTTAGAAGAGTTGCACGATGATGCGGATTATGCTGTTATGAACAATAATAATTTAGTAGAGACTGCAATAGGTGAGCAACAAAACAAAGAGCTGCGCGAAATAGAGGTCTCTTTACATAAGATAGTGTCTCAGTCATACGGAAGATGTGAGATGTGTGAGGAACTGATCAGTATCCCTCGTTTAAAAGTAAAACCTCATGCAAAATATTGTATAGATTGCCGTGAGATCGCGGAGAAAAAAGAATCAAAATAA
- a CDS encoding 23S rRNA (pseudouridine(1915)-N(3))-methyltransferase RlmH: MNIDIISIAKKERSTYDPLYKELEKMISRFAKVNDIELFSKDITKAHNIGPDASKAAYTKSFEQYLNNGYVVSLHPDGKLIDSFEFSKLLDGKMSVQFYIGGAYGLEDKFLQKSDKVISLGKITMSHKIAKAVLLEQIYRGFSILSNHPYHK; encoded by the coding sequence ATGAATATAGATATCATCTCAATAGCAAAAAAAGAGCGTTCGACTTATGATCCTTTGTACAAAGAATTAGAAAAAATGATATCTCGATTTGCAAAAGTGAATGATATCGAGCTATTTTCCAAAGATATCACTAAAGCGCACAATATTGGACCAGATGCCTCAAAAGCCGCGTATACCAAGAGTTTTGAACAATATTTAAACAACGGATATGTAGTTTCGTTACATCCTGATGGAAAATTAATCGACAGTTTTGAATTTAGTAAGCTATTAGATGGTAAAATGTCCGTTCAATTCTATATTGGTGGAGCTTACGGCCTTGAGGACAAGTTTTTACAAAAGTCTGATAAGGTGATAAGTCTAGGGAAGATAACAATGAGTCACAAGATAGCGAAGGCAGTTTTGCTGGAGCAGATATATCGAGGGTTTTCAATTTTATCGAACCATCCATACCATAAATAA